The following coding sequences lie in one Hippopotamus amphibius kiboko isolate mHipAmp2 chromosome 7, mHipAmp2.hap2, whole genome shotgun sequence genomic window:
- the LOC130856901 gene encoding cytochrome c oxidase assembly protein COX14-like yields the protein MLRLTRGALARVWSRILDKSNMPTAERLADIGYKTFSTSMMLLAVYGGYLCGTRAYSYFQRRRSQLQAAEEQKTSGVL from the coding sequence ATGCTGCGTCTGACACGCGGGGCCCTCGCGCGCGTCTGGAGCCGGATTCTAGACAAGAGCAACATGCCAACTGCCGAGCGACTAGCTGACATTGGCTACAAGACTTTCTCCACCTCCATGATGCTCCTCGCTGTGTATGGGGGCTACCTCTGCGGTACCCGAGCCTACAGCTATTTCCAGCGGCGCCGCTCCCAGCTGCAGGCTGCAGAAGAACAGAAGACCTCTGGAGTCCTGTAG